A stretch of the Kushneria konosiri genome encodes the following:
- the yajC gene encoding preprotein translocase subunit YajC yields the protein MLEYLIPAAMAEGGSGSAGGAGAIGQIVMLVGFVLIFYFLLWRPQSKRAKAHKKLMAELSKGDEVTISGGLMGRLTKVGDEFITLEIAEGTEVNVQKSSVISVLPKGTLKSI from the coding sequence ATGCTCGAGTACCTGATTCCGGCAGCCATGGCAGAAGGGGGCTCCGGTAGTGCCGGTGGCGCGGGTGCCATCGGTCAGATCGTCATGCTGGTCGGCTTTGTCCTGATTTTCTATTTCCTGCTGTGGCGTCCGCAGTCCAAGCGCGCCAAGGCACACAAGAAGTTGATGGCAGAGCTCTCCAAAGGCGACGAAGTCACCATCAGCGGTGGCCTTATGGGGCGTTTGACCAAGGTCGGTGACGAGTTCATCACTCTGGAAATCGCCGAAGGTACTGAAGTCAACGTTCAGAAAAGCTCGGTTATCAGCGTACTGCCCAAGGGCACACTGAAATCGATCTGA
- the queA gene encoding tRNA preQ1(34) S-adenosylmethionine ribosyltransferase-isomerase QueA, producing the protein MQRADFHFDLPNELIARYPSDQRSDCRLLCVDGDSGHLEHTRFPKLLEHLTPGDLVVFNDTRVIPARLFGHKESGGRVEMLLERPLDTHRGLAHLRASKAPKIGTRIVFEGDIHAVVEGRRDALFELKFEGDTPLVALLEAHGHMPLPPYIEREDEHTDRERYQTVYARRDGAVAAPTAGLHFDEALLEAMEQRGIEKAFVTLHVGAGTFQPVRVDNILEHHMHSEWIEVSEATAEQVRAAQDRGNRVIAVGTTSVRCLESACQHSGSDRIEAFSGDTDIFIYPGYQWQCVDALITNFHLPESTLLMLVASFAGYDHVMQAYRAAVDERYAFFSYGDAMYLTRQRD; encoded by the coding sequence ATGCAGCGCGCCGACTTTCACTTTGATCTGCCCAACGAACTGATTGCCCGCTATCCCAGCGACCAGCGCAGTGACTGCCGTCTGCTGTGCGTCGATGGTGACAGCGGCCATCTTGAACACACACGCTTTCCAAAACTTCTGGAGCATCTGACGCCGGGCGACCTGGTGGTGTTCAACGACACTCGCGTCATTCCCGCACGGCTTTTCGGTCACAAGGAAAGTGGTGGCCGCGTTGAAATGCTGCTGGAACGTCCTCTGGATACCCACCGGGGTCTGGCCCATTTGCGCGCCAGCAAGGCACCGAAGATCGGCACTCGGATCGTGTTCGAAGGGGACATTCATGCCGTGGTAGAAGGTCGGCGCGATGCGCTTTTCGAACTGAAGTTTGAAGGCGATACGCCGCTGGTCGCTCTGCTGGAAGCACATGGCCACATGCCGCTGCCGCCCTATATCGAACGCGAAGACGAGCACACCGACCGCGAACGCTATCAGACCGTTTATGCCCGCCGCGACGGCGCCGTCGCCGCGCCCACCGCCGGCCTTCACTTTGATGAAGCGCTGCTCGAGGCCATGGAACAGCGAGGCATCGAGAAGGCTTTCGTCACCCTGCATGTCGGGGCCGGTACCTTCCAGCCCGTCCGGGTCGACAACATTCTCGAACACCACATGCACAGCGAATGGATCGAGGTCAGCGAGGCGACCGCCGAGCAGGTGCGCGCAGCACAGGACCGCGGCAATCGCGTGATTGCGGTCGGCACCACCAGCGTGCGCTGTCTGGAAAGTGCCTGCCAGCACAGCGGCAGCGATCGAATCGAAGCCTTCAGCGGCGACACGGATATTTTTATTTATCCGGGTTATCAATGGCAGTGCGTGGATGCCCTGATCACCAATTTTCACCTGCCGGAATCCACGCTTTTGATGCTGGTGGCCTCCTTTGCAGGATATGACCATGTCATGCAGGCCTATCGGGCGGCAGTAGACGAGCGCTACGCCTTTTTCAGCTACGGCGATGCCATGTATCTCACCCGGCAGCGCGACTGA
- a CDS encoding Crp/Fnr family transcriptional regulator → MSHQSCMVRHFQYFADLSDSEIELLSTLEKSPEQLKSGDALWREGERAEEMAVLSQGWACSSYVLEDGSRMILDIFMPGDVVGLREYALHEHQSTVDAITDCTFCRFPHSHLDDVFEQSGRLTSTFFAISGIQQSMLVERMVNLGRRNAQNRLAHFLCETRSRLSKTNSGALNEFRLPLSQQMLADLMGLTPVHVSRVFSSLREQSLVYRDRHQITIPDIDRLQAFSDFREGYLRMQSPPESTRVN, encoded by the coding sequence GTGTCCCATCAAAGCTGCATGGTTCGGCATTTTCAATATTTTGCGGATCTTTCCGATTCGGAAATCGAGCTTTTGAGCACGCTTGAGAAATCTCCCGAGCAGCTCAAAAGCGGTGATGCCCTGTGGCGTGAAGGCGAGCGTGCCGAAGAGATGGCGGTATTAAGCCAGGGCTGGGCCTGCAGCAGCTATGTGCTGGAAGATGGCAGCAGAATGATTCTGGATATCTTTATGCCCGGAGACGTGGTCGGCCTGCGTGAATATGCCCTCCATGAACACCAGTCGACCGTTGATGCCATCACCGATTGTACGTTTTGTCGCTTTCCCCACAGCCATCTGGATGACGTGTTTGAACAGTCCGGTCGATTGACCAGCACCTTTTTCGCCATTTCAGGCATTCAGCAATCCATGCTGGTGGAGAGAATGGTCAATCTGGGGCGCAGAAATGCTCAGAACAGGCTGGCTCATTTTCTGTGCGAGACGCGCAGCCGTCTTTCCAAAACCAACAGTGGCGCGCTCAACGAGTTCAGGCTGCCGTTATCGCAACAGATGCTGGCGGATCTGATGGGGTTAACGCCGGTACACGTCAGCCGGGTATTTTCTTCTCTACGCGAGCAGTCGCTGGTTTATCGTGATCGTCACCAGATCACCATTCCGGATATCGATCGGCTACAAGCCTTTTCGGATTTCAGGGAAGGCTATTTGCGGATGCAATCACCCCCGGAATCGACTCGCGTCAACTAA
- a CDS encoding universal stress protein: MYHTILVPLDGSGNANKALDIAAHLARASHARLYLLHVPVTGALENDTQKSQDETAMELVQTALETIDASDIDTSILVRRGDPAEVIEREAHRLDADAIVMGYKGMGRTSNATGGSVSRAINHHAACRVVTVR, from the coding sequence ATGTATCACACAATTCTCGTACCGCTGGATGGCTCCGGGAATGCCAACAAGGCTCTGGATATCGCCGCGCATCTGGCGCGCGCCAGCCATGCCAGACTTTACCTGTTACACGTCCCGGTCACTGGCGCCCTGGAGAATGACACGCAAAAGTCTCAGGACGAGACCGCCATGGAGCTTGTGCAGACCGCCCTTGAAACCATTGACGCCTCGGATATCGATACCAGTATTCTCGTTCGCAGGGGAGATCCTGCAGAAGTCATCGAGCGTGAAGCGCACCGGCTGGACGCCGACGCCATCGTGATGGGGTACAAGGGGATGGGCAGAACCTCGAATGCAACGGGTGGCAGTGTCTCTCGTGCCATTAATCATCACGCAGCCTGCCGCGTTGTCACGGTTAGATAA
- a CDS encoding DUF883 family protein — MGIFSSSDSRATRRLKDYEKELNKRGARALARYEDELDSTGQKVRSRLKGAGDHLGQRWHQARDRVEDESHRAWELTEEGARDLDRHVHENAWSYIGAGAAIGLVAGLLLGRRF, encoded by the coding sequence ATGGGCATTTTTTCATCCAGTGATAGCCGAGCGACTCGTCGACTCAAGGACTATGAAAAGGAGCTGAACAAGCGTGGGGCACGCGCATTGGCGAGATACGAGGACGAGCTTGATTCAACGGGTCAAAAGGTACGCAGTCGCCTCAAGGGTGCCGGTGACCATCTTGGTCAGCGCTGGCATCAGGCCCGCGATCGGGTAGAAGATGAAAGTCATCGCGCCTGGGAACTGACCGAAGAAGGCGCCCGTGACCTGGACCGCCATGTCCATGAAAATGCATGGAGCTACATTGGCGCAGGTGCGGCTATTGGACTGGTCGCCGGTCTTTTGCTGGGCCGTCGATTCTGA
- a CDS encoding NUDIX hydrolase, whose translation MGSSRARVQIVDALNLPVGSARRCDVRRLKIWHRAVYIFVLDPHDRLCVQRRTLWKDIFPGYRDLCAGGVVDAGESMAGAARRELHEELGLSLTLNECLKLHFEAGMNAFGSVFTARYHDQPMTLQSSEVEAVEWMTLDEALAVQDATPDSRQALKALVDQGFLS comes from the coding sequence ATGGGATCATCGCGAGCACGTGTCCAGATTGTGGATGCCCTGAATCTGCCCGTGGGAAGTGCACGTCGATGCGATGTACGTCGGCTGAAGATATGGCATCGAGCCGTCTATATTTTTGTGCTGGATCCGCATGATCGTCTGTGCGTACAGCGCCGCACGCTCTGGAAGGATATTTTCCCGGGATACCGCGATCTTTGTGCCGGCGGTGTGGTTGATGCCGGTGAATCCATGGCAGGTGCTGCCCGCCGGGAGCTTCATGAAGAACTGGGATTGTCACTGACATTGAACGAGTGTCTGAAGCTTCATTTTGAAGCAGGCATGAATGCGTTTGGCAGCGTCTTTACCGCGCGCTATCACGATCAGCCCATGACGCTTCAATCCAGTGAAGTAGAAGCCGTCGAATGGATGACCCTTGATGAGGCGCTGGCAGTACAGGATGCGACGCCCGATTCACGGCAGGCGCTGAAGGCTCTGGTTGATCAGGGCTTCTTGTCATGA
- the dgcA gene encoding N-acetyl-D-Glu racemase DgcA, translating into MRTLKRYTQTWPLDRPFVIARGASTSIEIIRVEIHQDGVVGTGESKPTPRYGHSAESVMEEIDEVSLAIEQGIDRKALLKRLPAGPARNALDCALWSLECALEGTTPTARLGPPIGHEIVTAHTISIATPEEMAEAARRELAQGARLLKIKLNDEQVVERVRAVREAAPDVRLIIDANEAWSPENVESWCQALAELDVEMIEQPLPAGEDSVLADFAHPVALCADESCHTREDIALLSDRYEMINIKLDKSGGLTEALAMVEEARKHDMRIMVGCMLGTSMAMRAALPVAAHADIVDLDGPIWLSNDDVPALDYRNGWVRETHDT; encoded by the coding sequence ATGCGTACGCTCAAGCGCTATACCCAGACCTGGCCGCTGGATCGCCCCTTCGTGATCGCGCGCGGCGCCAGTACATCGATTGAAATTATCCGCGTCGAGATTCACCAGGACGGCGTTGTGGGAACGGGCGAAAGCAAACCCACCCCGCGCTATGGGCACAGCGCAGAGTCGGTCATGGAAGAGATCGACGAAGTGTCGCTGGCCATTGAACAGGGTATCGATCGCAAGGCATTGCTCAAGCGCCTGCCGGCAGGCCCTGCGCGCAACGCACTCGACTGCGCCCTGTGGTCGCTGGAATGCGCCCTCGAGGGCACAACGCCAACAGCACGACTGGGCCCTCCGATCGGACATGAAATCGTCACGGCTCATACCATTTCCATCGCCACGCCGGAGGAGATGGCCGAGGCGGCTCGTCGGGAGCTGGCACAGGGCGCACGGCTTTTGAAGATCAAGCTCAACGATGAGCAGGTTGTCGAACGGGTACGCGCGGTAAGGGAAGCCGCTCCCGATGTACGTCTCATCATTGATGCCAATGAGGCGTGGTCACCGGAGAACGTGGAAAGCTGGTGTCAGGCGCTGGCAGAACTCGATGTCGAGATGATCGAACAACCCCTCCCCGCCGGAGAAGACAGCGTGCTGGCAGACTTCGCTCACCCGGTAGCACTGTGCGCCGATGAAAGCTGCCATACCCGGGAAGATATTGCCCTTCTGAGCGATCGCTATGAAATGATCAACATCAAGCTTGATAAAAGCGGCGGGCTGACAGAAGCGCTGGCGATGGTGGAAGAGGCCCGTAAACATGACATGCGCATCATGGTGGGCTGCATGCTGGGCACTTCCATGGCCATGCGGGCAGCACTGCCGGTGGCCGCACACGCCGACATTGTCGATCTGGATGGCCCGATCTGGCTGTCAAATGATGATGTTCCGGCACTGGATTATCGCAACGGCTGGGTCAGGGAAACCCACGACACCTGA
- the dgcN gene encoding N-acetyltransferase DgcN: MTSQPYRPAEIVSPYLLFLGDIEDSVSAKMARAVVIWRPEKAVGQLRMTEKTVSVGIEDLSIEEACARGARTLVIGVANSGGKLPSHWRDVICQAIENGMDVASGMHQRLDAIEGVAELARKHGVTLHDIRHSHPPLEVGNGEPRQGKRILTVGTDCSLGKMFSSLALQRGLEEAGFNARFRATGQCGVLVAGEGVAIDAVIADFISGAVEWLSPAAADDQWDIIEGQGSLFHPAYAGVSLGLLHGAQPDYIVMCHELGRPHMRHLPNRPMPDMAACVEASLSAARITNPDVQLAGFSVNTSQVDEATARRELEALSQQFGVPATDPIRFGIEPLVATFTKGAA, encoded by the coding sequence GCCGTGGTTATCTGGCGCCCGGAAAAAGCCGTTGGTCAGCTGCGCATGACCGAGAAGACGGTCAGCGTCGGCATCGAGGATCTCAGCATCGAAGAAGCCTGCGCCCGCGGCGCACGTACGCTGGTGATTGGTGTTGCCAACTCGGGCGGCAAGCTTCCGTCACACTGGCGCGATGTCATCTGTCAGGCCATCGAGAACGGTATGGATGTGGCCAGTGGCATGCATCAGCGCCTTGATGCCATCGAAGGCGTGGCCGAACTGGCACGTAAACATGGCGTCACGCTTCATGACATTCGTCATAGCCACCCGCCACTGGAGGTAGGCAACGGCGAGCCTCGCCAGGGCAAGCGAATACTGACTGTCGGCACCGACTGTTCGCTGGGCAAGATGTTCAGCTCACTGGCACTGCAGCGCGGCCTTGAAGAGGCCGGTTTCAATGCACGCTTTCGCGCCACCGGGCAGTGCGGGGTACTGGTGGCCGGTGAAGGCGTCGCCATCGATGCCGTCATCGCCGACTTTATCTCCGGTGCCGTGGAGTGGTTGAGCCCGGCAGCCGCTGATGACCAATGGGACATCATCGAAGGTCAGGGCTCGCTGTTTCATCCTGCCTATGCAGGCGTCAGCCTTGGCCTGCTACATGGTGCCCAGCCCGACTACATCGTGATGTGTCATGAACTGGGCCGGCCTCATATGCGCCACCTGCCCAACCGGCCGATGCCTGACATGGCTGCCTGTGTCGAGGCCAGCCTGAGCGCTGCTCGCATTACCAACCCCGATGTGCAGCTCGCCGGTTTTTCCGTTAATACGTCTCAGGTGGATGAGGCGACGGCGAGACGTGAGCTGGAAGCGCTGAGCCAGCAGTTTGGGGTACCGGCAACCGACCCCATACGCTTTGGTATCGAACCGCTGGTCGCCACCTTTACGAAAGGAGCTGCGTAA